Proteins encoded within one genomic window of Hypomesus transpacificus isolate Combined female unplaced genomic scaffold, fHypTra1 scaffold_42, whole genome shotgun sequence:
- the gpx8 gene encoding probable glutathione peroxidase 8, which produces MEALGGYPTKTTAQKSRMFTVLFSLMVSVGCLFLLQTKLAKSRKPKDLYSFEVKDAKGRTVSLERYRGKVSLVVNVASHSEHTELNYRALQDLHKELGTSHFNVLAFPCGQYGETEPGNSYDIESFAKTTYGVTFPFFSKIKILGSDPNPAFKFITDSVQKVPRWNFWKFLVNPEGKVVRFWRPEENILSVREEAVSLVRDIILKKRVEL; this is translated from the exons ATGGAGGCTTTGGGGGGCTACCCTACGAAGACTACGGCCCAAAAATCACGAATGTTCACCGTTCTTTTTAGTCTGATGGTCAGCGTGGGGTGTCTATTTCTGCTACAGACCAAACTTGCCAAGTCAAGAAAACCAAAAGATTTATATTCTTTCGAAGTGAAGGACGCGAAAGGGAGGACGGTTTCCTTGGAGAGATACCGAGGAAAA GTTTCCCTGGTTGTAAACGTGGCAAGTCATAGCGAACACACTGAGCTGAACTATCGCGCACTGCAAGACCTCCACAAGGAGTTGGGAACATCGCATTTCAATGTGCTCGCTTTCCCCTGTGGACAATACGGGGAGACAGAACCAGGGAACAGCTACGACATTGAAAGCTTTGCCAAGACCACCTACGGCGTAACGTTCCCCTTTTTTAGTAAGATCAAAATATTGGGTTCCGACCCCAACCCTGCGTTTAAATTTATCACAG ATTCTGTCCAAAAAGTACCTCGGTGGAACTTCTGGAAATTTCTCGTGAATCCAGAGGGGAAGGTGGTGCGGTTCTGGAGACCTGAAGAAAACATCCTGAGCGTGCGTGAAGAGGCAGTATCTCTAGTGCGAGACATTATCCTGAAGAAAAGAGTGGAGCTTTAG